The following are encoded in a window of Cyprinus carpio isolate SPL01 chromosome B18, ASM1834038v1, whole genome shotgun sequence genomic DNA:
- the LOC109063948 gene encoding ankyrin repeat domain-containing protein 34C-like produces MADVLELRTDGNSLLKAVWLRRLRLTRLLLEGGAYINESNDRGETPLMVACMSKHSDQQSVSKAKLVKYLLDNKADPNIQDKAGRTALMHACSHRAGHEVVSLLLTNGADPSLEDRHGSSALVYAVNADDKEILKVLLDACKAKGKEVIIITTDKSPSGTKTTKQYLNVPPSPELDERTSPAPCASPSEIDLHASPSPSKEEEKDTVFNFQTKFKSASITAAKLPNGLTSPSKKPVNPKRARLPQLKRLQSEPWGLIAPSILAAANEESKRANSDEDVVTGVNGMSLSKRGTLSRHNSMDGKYILFPMVGDQTTKISPTSSLPTSSKASYERSLAQHQPLARRSTVPTEQEGPGGNLGPVSLRDTVYRRRLGNEHYDSDSQLYSDSSMLDSPKAPLERRKLNTSPLAMLTGSRESLDSNPSTSSPSTTRCRAPGLLERRGSGTLLLDYISHTRPGHLPPLNVNPNPPIPDIGASSKPSSPLAAGIRPIAPVAPNSPKRGNLRTKKKLVRRHSMQVEQMKQLSNFEELNHQS; encoded by the coding sequence ATGGCTGACGTGCTGGAGCTCAGGACAGATGGGAACTCTCTGCTGAAAGCAGTGTGGCTTCGGCGTTTGCGCCTTACAAGGCTTCTTCTGGAAGGTGGAGCCTACATCAATGAAAGCAACGATCGTGGAGAGACGCCACTCATGGTGGCCTGCATGTCCAAACACTCTGACCAGCAGAGTGTCAGCAAGGCTAAGCTTGTCAAGTACCTTCTGGACAACAAAGCTGACCCTAATATCCAAGACAAAGCTGGAAGGACAGCCCTTATGCATGCATGCAGCCACAGGGCAGGACATGAGGTGGTCTCACTTCTACTGACCAATGGGGCTGATCCAAGTCTGGAGGACCGTCATGGATCTTCTGCTTTAGTCTACGCTGTCAATGCAGATGATAAAGAAATCCTAAAAGTTCTCCTTGATGCCTGCAAAGCCAAAGGCAAGGAGGTCATCATCATTACTACTGACAAATCACCATCTGGAACCAAAACAACCAAGCAGTACCTGAATGTCCCTCCTTCTCCAGAGTTGGATGAGAGGACCTCTCCAGCACCATGTGCCTCACCATCAGAGATAGACCTTCATGCATCGCCATCTCCCAGCAAAGAGGAGGAGAAAGACACTGTATTCAATTTTCAAACAAAATTTAAGTCAGCCTCAATCACAGCAGCCAAACTTCCCAATGGACTTACTTCCCCTAGTAAGAAGCCAGTGAACCCCAAGAGGGCTCGTCTGCCCCAGCTTAAGCGTCTACAGTCAGAGCCTTGGGGTCTGATTGCCCCCTCCATCTTGGCGGCGGCAAATGAAGAAAGCAAGAGAGCTAACTCGGACGAAGATGTTGTCACGGGTGTCAACGGAATGAGTCTGTCCAAAAGAGGTACTTTGTCCAGGCATAACAGCATGGATGGAAAATATATCTTGTTCCCGATGGTGGGAGATCAGACCACAAAAATCTCGCCAACTTCATCCCTTCCGACATCTTCCAAAGCCTCCTATGAGAGATCGCTGGCACAGCACCAGCCCCTAGCACGACGTAGCACTGTCCCCACAGAACAGGAGGGCCCTGGAGGAAACCTGGGGCCAGTTAGCCTCAGAGACACAGTGTACCGGAGGAGACTGGGGAATGAACACTACGACTCAGACTCCCAGCTATACTCAGATTCCAGCATGCTAGACTCTCCTAAGGCACCTCTAGAGAGGAGGAAGCTCAATACATCCCCTCTTGCTATGTTAACAGGCTCACGAGAGTCCTTGGACAGCAATCCCAGTACCTCTTCACCTAGCACAACCAGATGCAGAGCACCTGGCCTACTAGAGCGGCGAGGCTCTGGAACACTATTGCTGGACTATATATCCCACACCCGCCCAGGTCACCTTCCCCCATTAAACGTCAACCCTAACCCTCCGATTCCAGATATAGGGGCAAGCAGCAAACCCTCATCCCCACTTGCAGCAGGTATCAGACCAATAGCTCCCGTAGCACCCAACTCACCAAAGAGAGGCAACCTCAGGACGAAGAAGAAGCTTGTGAGAAGGCACTCTATGCAAGTGGAACAGATGAAGCAGCTTTCAAACTTTGAAGAGCTCAATCATCAATCATGA
- the LOC109063929 gene encoding isocitrate dehydrogenase [NADP], mitochondrial, which produces MAGYLKVLSSLARSAATLSKSPAVLAPASCQSLQQRNYADKRIKVAKPVVEMDGDEMTRIIWEFIKEKLILNNVDVELKYFDLGLPYRDQTDDQVTIDSALATQKYNVAVKCATITPDEARVEEFKLKKMWKSPNGTIRNILGGTVFREPIICKNIPRLVPGWTQPITIGRHAHGDQYKATDFVVSQPGKFKMVFSPADGSKAQEWEVFDFPGGGCGMGMYNTDESITGFAHSCFQYAIQKKWPLYMSTKNTILKAYDGRFKDIFQDIYEKNYKSEFDRQKIWYEHRLIDDMVAQVLKSSGAFVWACKNYDGDVQSDILAQGFGSLGLMTSVLVCPDGKTIEAEAAHGTVTRHYREHQKGRPTSTNPIASIFAWTRGLEHRGKLDGNPDLIKFSQTLERVCVETVESGVMTKDLAGCIHGLANCKLNEHYVNTTDFLDAIKTNLDKALGK; this is translated from the exons atggCAGGTTACTTGAAGGTCCTCAGCTCTCTCGCTAGGTCTGCGGCCACTCTATCCAAATCCCCCGCCGTTCTTGCTCCAGCTTCTTGCCAGAGTTTGCAACAGAGGAACT aTGCCGATAAACGTATCAAGGTGGCAAAGCCGGTGGTGGAGATGGACGGAGATGAGATGACCAGGATCATCTGGGAGTTCATCAAAGAAAAG CTCATTCTGAACAATGTGGATGTGGAGCTGAAGTACTTTGACCTGGGTCTTCCTTACCGTGACCAGACTGATGACCAAGTCACAATCGACTCTGCTTTAGCTACCCAGAAATACAATGTTGCTGTGAAATGCGCCACTATTACACCTGACGAAGCTAGGGTCGAAG AGTTCAAGCTGAAGAAAATGTggaagagccctaacggaaccaTCAGGAACATTCTGGGCGGCACTGTCTTCCGTGAGCCAATCATCTGCAAGAACATTCCCAGACTTGTTCCTGGTTGGACACAGCCCATCACCATTGGCAGACATGCCCACGGTGACCAG TACAAAGCAACAGACTTTGTTGTGAGCCAACCAGGCAAATTCAAAATGGTCTTCTCTCCAGCTGATGGAAGCAAAGCCCAGGAGTGGGAGGTGTTCGATTTCCCTGGTGGTGGCTGTGGAATGGGAATGTATAATACTGACGAG TCCATCACTGGCTTCGCTCACAGCTGCTTCCAGTATGCCATTCAGAAGAAATGGCCTCTCTACATGAGCACCAAGAACACCATCCTGAAGGCTTACGATGGCAGATTCAAGGACATTTTCCAGGATATCTATGAGAA AAACTACAAGTCAGAGTTTGACAGGCAGAAGATATGGTATGAGCACAGGCTCATCGATGACATGGTGGCTCAGGTGCTCAAGTCATCAGGTGCTTTTGTGTGGGCCTGCAAGAACTACGATGGAGATGTACAGTCTGACATCCTTGCTCAGg GTTTCGGTTCTCTGGGGTTGATGACATCTGTGCTGGTGTGTCCTGATGGAAAGACCATTGAGGCCGAGGCAGCTCATGGCACAGTAACCAGGCATTATCGTGAGCACCAGAag GGAAGGCCAACTAGCACTAACCCCATTGCCAGTATCTTTGCTTGGACCAGGGGACTGGAACACCGTGGCAAACTTGATGGAAACCCAGACCTGATCAA GTTCTCTCAGACTCTAGAACGGGTGTGCGTGGAGACTGTGGAGAGTGGCGTGATGACCAAGGATCTGGCTGGCTGCATTCATGGTCTCGCCAA CTGTAAGCTGAACGAGCATTACGTCAACACCACAGACTTCCTGGATGCCATCAAGACAAACCTGGACAAGGCTCTGGGCAAATGA